From Acropora muricata isolate sample 2 unplaced genomic scaffold, ASM3666990v1 scaffold_735, whole genome shotgun sequence:
CGTGGAAATATACTAATGGcttttcttaaagaaaaaatgaaatatggctTACACGTTATTTAAACACTGTAATGCTAGGGAAGTTCATTGCCAGTTCAGCGCCTAGGCAAACTCAGCAGATCATTGTGTCAGTTTATGATGATCAGGTAAAAAGTGGAAATCGatgtacaatataaattaaagtTACATATATGGTTGAAGTGAAGTCATCAAGGCTGACATGACCGTTTTCCTATCCACCAGGTGTTATCAGAAACATATTGGAAATTTTGCAATTTGACATTTTATGTATGTTGTTTGACATTTTATGCATGCAAATTTACTCTTTTAGTAACTAAAATGACCACGAATTGAAGCTTGTTTTtgtagttgtcaagaaagtaattaacATAATGCCCAAACAGGAAATGTAGAATTGACTGATAGGTTATAAATTTAAGTCGAAGAGTCAAACAAAGGAAGGCTCGCCAtgcagttgtgtttgtccgGTTTCCTCTAGCAGGTTTCcaattgcgctcaagtttgagcagaatccaaattctgttgtaTCACGACAACTTAAGGTAGTTTACTGGCAATGTTTTTTGACCAAACTCtaaaaacttagcaaaaacgTGGGTTTATTCGTAAAGCCTTCTTCAAAATGGTGAACCTTTTTCGTGTTTCCGTATTTTTTTAAGTTGGAATACGGTCGACctcttttgtttgaaatatctcttaaagttggttaatcttttcttgtttcatctTAAGGTTCatacaactgtttttttttttttttttggctttttttttttaaagccagAAGCATGGTCGATGACTTGGCATTTGTTGAAAGTGTCTCTTAATTTTGGTgaacattttcttgtttcatcctAAAGTTcgtagaacttttttttcttaaagcgGAAATACCGTCAATCTCTCGAATTTAGCTTGAAAGTCCTCTTTAAGTTCATGAACTTTTCCTGTTTATCCTGAAGTCGATAAAAacagttttttcttcttcttttttttctttctttttttttagttgaaaaCACGGTCGACCTCTCGACTTGTGCTTAAGGTAGGTCTAAGGTAGGTCTTTTATGGTTGTTATACCAGGTGGCCTTGAAAGTTAAGTGcaagattaaagttaaattacctttgcacatttttttttctcaacattatatatttttttttcttgtcgtttCTATTAACTGCGTATACAACCGAGTTCTCATTTGTCTATCGGAAAGCAAATTacatcagacattatttcattggttATTTATTGCTCCACAATCCGATATTGATTTTACAAGCTGTCAAACATGTCCAACTGATAAGATTTCCAGACTGAAAGTAAAACCACTGAGGATAAACGACCTAGAGCAAGGTATTTTCCTCcagttatgttgtttagttggGTAAAACTTTAGCAACTTGTTTTCGTTGGTTTCGACTTTGAATTCAATTAAAGCATGAAAAGTAAAGGAGGGTCTGTTTTGCTATTCTTGGATCAAAATATGGAAACgttaaaaaaaacccaaaacaaaacaaaacaaaacaaaacaacaaaaatatatataaataaataagtatatAGATAAAGTATAATTTCTTCTTTCAGTTTGGAGTTGACCAAAATGTTTTCCCCTTGAAATTTCGTGTGCATTAAGTTTAACATCGTCTTTTGATTTAGATAGATTTGATGCAAACAATTGGAGCTTCTTTCACTGACTTGATTTCTTAGCGACAATGAAGGAGATGATGTTGGTATTTAAATCGTCCAGAGACGAAACTTCAGAGTTTCCAATCAAACATGTCTACAATTGTCCTATAAAGCtacgtttgtttttcattcagcaGGCCTTAGAGTTCTATGGAGGAGGTTCCAATCTATAAAGTATTCTGCTACCCAGCTGACATATACATGCGAGCCCTCCGATACTAGCAAATTGATCGTGGAGGTTTACGACAACACGCCCGGTTTTTCGGGAATAATAGGAGGTTTTGAGTCCGGTGAGTACCACTGTTACCATTATTTTACATGAGGGCACACCTACCGTGACtgaaaacttgtgaaaaaaaatttttttcgttattttaaaTCATGTGACTGACTAGACATGTTTTGACGTGACACGTCTAGCCTGGCGGGTCGATTTCGCtctcggccattttgttttctgtttttgcgATGCATATGAAGTAAATGGAGAAGGAATGGCAATGTAGTAATAAGGTAATTCTTATCTAAACGTGATTAAGACTTGTTTGCTTTAATTAACgttaaaaaattgcaattaattAACCGAATATCccttggattaaaaaaaaaaaataagtgcaCGTTGTACGACGATCCAGTTGAAATGGAAAATCAACTGCTCCGTTAGAAGTTAATACTCGTGCATTTGTGAGTGAGCGGTCGATAAAAGCGTTTGATATGTAGCCGCACCTTCCCTCCTGGCTGTCATAAAATCATTTCCCAACGCTAAAACATGTGCGAGATACTTGCAATAATGAAAAACCGAGCTCTGAAGGAAGTCTTTAAACTTAGTCCTGTGTAATTTTTTCAGTGTACTGACTTATGTATTGTTAAGTTTTGTACAATTTAACCTGACCTCAGGTaggggaaataaaaaaaaaaagatgagcTGACCATAAAGTTGTTTTCACTACGTAATTGTAAATCCTTTTTGCATGATCATGATTGAATTGTTTGGTGCCTCTCTTAAATTGTAATTATATTCATAAATTTATTTGAATTACTCTTCCAGGAGCAAGTAAAATGGTTAATTTTTTCCTCAAAGATGGAaagttttttgttcatttttgaaaatacaaaaaagtcTTTATTGAAGTATCTTTAAAGTTATGTGTATTTTACTTCTGCATAACTTGTCCAGTTTCTAAGCCAATTTCTGGCAAGATATAAGCAATGTTCTCAGAAACTTTTGCGCTGTTAGCGGCTAATCCAATTTAAAAAagatttaaatttatttttgacaaaaagttAAACTGACCAAAACTTTAACTTTTTTATCTATTGTAATCTAATAATATTTCGTGTTTGGTAATAATTTGGTTTGTAATATACAACTATGAGTAATGACCGTAACAAATCAGCGGATGAACATCTTAATTGCTTCCAAGTTACAACTTATTGAAACCAGCCATTAAAACGTTGAGATAAAATAATACACATGTATGTGTACAAGATACATTTTCGTTTGTGTAACAAAGGAGATGTCCTCTACAAACTTCTTATTCTTaacctttcttgttgttgtaggAGACGTGATAGCAGAAGTTCAACCTGCTGTAACTGCCCAAGCAGACATGCTTGAAACCATCGATATGGAAGCTCTTGAGGCTTGTAGTGCTATCACTGAGCCACCcaaaaaaaaggaagttgaaCAAGTGAGTGGAGgcaagagaaagaagaagagcACTCAATGTGAAACACTGCAACTGCAGAAGGAAACTCTGgttttgaagaaaagaaaacttgagctgGAAATCAACCAGCTGGAGATGTCTCTTGGTTATAcaacataaataattttttttttgtacagctGAGACAATGCCAGCTTGTTAATTTCTATCTCACTCATTGTTCTGAAAGGCTTCAGTTTGAAAAGTGAATTTGTGTTTTGTGGAtatttattaataaataatatcaCTGGATGGTGCATTGTTTGTTTGGATTCCATTCTTGTTATTGTTCATctggattttgaaaattattgatattgccTCAAATTTATCTTCACGGTGCAATTAATCCAGAAAATAATCACACCCCAACCATGAAAGGCGGTCTTTATGTGAACCCATTAGTCCAACATTTCAATCGCGGATATGATCAAACATTGCAATTGCAGATGCGATAACAGcgactggtggctcagttggatGAGCATCGGGCTGTAATGCAGGAGGTTGTGAATTTGACTCCAGCCGGagcaacactcagggtcttaaaataactgagtagagagtgctgcctttgtaattacatccgCAAATGGTTAGACATTAAATATTTCCGATCAATGTTTTTTCTGACAGTTTATTTGGCAACTTCTTGTTTTAATTACCCATCCCCCTCTCAGGAATCTGAATTAAATACGTGTAGAGGATGTGGTTGTTTTCTGGAATCACAGATTGtgataaaaaattattgaatgtATACCACATTAAATATTGACctttaccaaaaaaatatgtttacttgtattttttttttcatggtatgTGATGGTGTATGTTTCAAACATTAACCTCATTTCATGTttcaatttgatgatttttttaattcaaaaataaTAGGGGAAGCTTAGCCTGCATGCAGCTGGTTAATACTTTCTTTGATTCAGGGAAATAGGCCATTTTATAGTtgtcaatgaaaacaaagcttGGGCTGCCCCTTTTTGAGACAAACCTATCAACCTTCCTATGtatattcatatttttttctGCTAACTAGTATTTAGTCAGAATAATTTCCATAGGAAAAGCAGGTAGGTTTGTATGAAAACATTGCATTCAATCAGAGGGCCGTGTACAGAGCAaagaactgtaaaatggtctataaGTGGTATTAACTGGTTGTGTCCAGGCTAAGAAAACTCAAAATCCAGAATTCTAAAAGAAATTATAATTAAATCATTTGTGAGCATTACTTCTGAATATGACAGTGGGTATAAGGAGTATTGAGAAAATAGAATTTATGGGAAAAGTGtcctttctttattttaagGTCTGTctgattttaaaattaataaggaGTAATTGTCAAAAAAACATTCATGAATCTAGCAGTTTATCCttgccttttttcatttttgtatctTTTCGCTTGGTTGCCTATATAGGTATGTAAACATGATACAGGTAACTTTGACGTAAAcaataaaagaatttcaaagaacTTCTTATCATGTACAGCACAACAGCAATATGGTGAAACATTCAGAAGTAATGTTCACAAATGTAATCTCTAATTTGCAATCCATCTTCAGGACCATCATATGGGGGCACATCTGGTTGGTCATTTTCAAGCATGGCTTCTCCTGGATCGTACATATCATTTCGAAGGATTGCAATATTATGCAGAACTGCACAGGCTCCTATGAGCTGCGAAACTTTGACGGGATCCATGCGTATTTCAGAGTGCATGAGATGAAATCTTCTCTTAAAGATTCCAAATGACTGTTCAATTTTTACTCTGGTTTTGCCCAAGGCCTCATTGAAAGCCTCCTGGTGCTGTGTACTGGGGTGGGGGTAGGGTGTCATTATAAAAGGCTTACAGCCATACCCACTATCACCAATGAGGAAGCCATCTTCCAAGTCCTTTAACTCATCATTGAGCTTGTCATATATTAGGCTGTCTTGGAAGATAAACGAATCATGTGCATTCCCAGGCCATTTTGCCACCACATTGGTGAACATACCTAAAACGACAGTGAACAATTTAATGCAGTAGTGATTTCGCTCCACTTTGTAATCCCTTGTGTTTGCTTGTCAATTCGAATGATCATTGTTGCACTAAGGGAAGTGGTCAAAACTACTATACATGCTCGGGACCCACCGTAATGAATAAAGGTCGTAGCTCCTGCTTATACCCCCCCACCCTTGTCCACAGACCCTTGCTTTCCTTTACAGCCACCCTGCCTTGAATGACTCATGGTGCCCTTTAGAGCCCCCCTTCCCTTCAATGGAGACCCACGGTGTCTCTTATAGCCCCACCACCCCTTAAAAATGAAAACCCATGGTGTCAACTATAGCCCCCCCTCCCCTTAAATGGAGACCCACGGTGTCTTTTATAGCCCCACCACCCCTTAAAAATTTATTATAGCCCCACCACCCCTTAAAAATGGAGGCCCATGGTGTCCACTATAGCCCCCCTCCCTTAAATGGAGACCCACGGTGTCTCTTATAGCCCCACCGCTACTTAAATGGAGACCCATGGTGCCCTCTATAGCCCCCCTCCCCTTAAATGGAGACCCGCGGTGTCTTTTATAGCCCCACCACCCCTTAAAAATGGAGACCCATGGTGCCCACTATAGCCCCCCTCCCCTTAAATGGAGACCCACGGTGTCTCTTACAGCCCCACCACCCCTTAAAAAATCTCACCGGCGGTGTCTCTTAtagcccccctcccccccccaacCTCCCCGAGAATAATGTGTGGTAAAAATAGaatattttaattatgaaaATGCAGGGTTTGAGTCCCCTGCATTCAAATCATTTATCACGTTGACTTGCCCCTTTCAATCGTCTCAGGTTTTTTAAAACGAGAACTTCGCTTGTACTATGAAAGGCTTTGATCATACCACTTTCCCAGCAAATAAACATCTCTTTGCCAGACTATTAGCTAAACTACGTCGATATAGAATTTTACAACAACCAACGATGCACTATCAAATAATTGCACTTGATTCGTGCTCTCTCATTTCTAATCACGCACAACTAGAAAGTATAATTTATATTGGAAGAGTTCCACTCCTAAAATGAGCAGGGTGCAAAGGAATTTGCCGAAATACTTGCGTTCCCAATTTGCACAGCCGACCCAAATACATGTAAAAACGGCTGGATTGATGAGATTCATCCCATCCAACAGAAACTGAATAAAAAATTGTCGTCTTTTacgttaaaataaaaaatgaactaACAATGCGATTGAACGTCAGTCTTCCTCGACAGATGACAGCTTTGACGGTAGAGTCAAACAGTACGCAGTTTATATAACGAATAGCATCGGCGGTCTTCTCAGGCATTTTGTGTCGCAAATTGTTGGCTTAAAAACAAGCGTGTCAATTGAAGATTTCATGATGAAATTATTAAGTCTGACTATTGACAAAATCTTCTTAAGGCAACTTGAGCGCTGCGCCTGGAAATCTATTATTGAAACGTTCAGAGCCAACTTACAAGACTGACACAAATTCTACAAGTAATTTGATCACTCTCCTGCATATTTGCGTCTGGCTCGGCAAATCCCTACTTACAAGAGTCTGTAAGAGTGTTAATGACAGAGGAGAGCAGCAACAAATCCTCAGTCAGTCCAGCATTACTCGTAGTTGTGTCTTGGGAATCTTTTCCTTTACTTGCATTTGGCGGCAGCCACTTCAGTTGTTGAGCTCTTGCAAGCCGCTCTTTGAGGTCTTTAATAGTTCCACTGGTTGGTAGTAAATGGCGGTCTCTCAGTTCATTCTCCACAGCACGTCGAGACATTATCTCTATCTCTTTACCTACTACGATATGACATTCATTGGAATGTTCCATGATTCTGGAAACCAAATCATACTTAACTCCAGTCGTTCTCCATGGACAGCCTTCTTCGCCACAGTTGCATATCTCTCTCAGCGTCTCTGTTAGTCTTGTTACTGTTTCATTGTGAAGTTTATCGGGAGACAACTCGTCCCTCAGGGAAATAGGGTTTTTCCGTCTTTCCtttgctttttccttttccGACAGTTTTCTAATTTCTTCCTGCAAACCCTCACTGGGACAGGGAAACACAACTTGAAAATTACGCACATCCTCCTCCCTAAAACCATGCCTGTTCGTAAATATAACCTCGAGAGCCTTTGACGGCAAAAAGTAGTCCATTTCTTGATAACGGCCTTCATCCACAGGGATTTCTGTAAAAAGGTTGAGACTAGTTATTTTGGTTGCCAGTGATTCATCATATTGTAGCTTTTCCACAGCCCTTAGTTCCTCGTAGTGTCTGATGttggttgtagatggttttggtgtttgagggggggggggaaggggcAACATTCTAGTGCCACAGCAGTTTGGATCACCACATGCTCTTCTTTCCTCGTAGTATCCACCTGGTGAAATCGTTGCATGGTCGCTGTACCACTTGAGATTTTGCCGGATCCAGTCGAACCGCTCCAAAGAATCTTTGTCTTTTTTACCAGCTTTAATGTAGGCGTGAATATCAGCCTCCAAAAGGTGCGACAATGGGAGCTGATAAAAGCTTAAAGGAGTCTGGGCAAAAATCGTCCGGCCAAAACATGGAAAACCGTTCCATCTACTTGCAAGTTCCTTTGCTCCATACCACATGTTCATTTCAGCTACAAACTCGTCTCCCAAGGAGGTTGCTATGCCTGTGACTTTGGTGATTTCATCCGTATCTACTGACCTTTCTTGCAAGTCACCTTCCAATTTCTTTAGACATTCTTCAGTGGTCTTGAATGTGCTATTTGAAACAGATGAGCCTATTGTAGCTGCCCGACCCAAGATCGAGTTTCCCCTCTCCGCTTCATTGGCCACGCTGTCTCTTTCTGCTCTTCTCTGGATACAAGCATGGGCACTTAATTCCATTCGAAACTCAATCGCCGCCGCAATCTTTGTTGGTAGGTGCGATTGCCTTTGGTCGGGACCTCCATCAACAAGACGATAGTTGAATGGCCGAGGCTCACAGGCTAACTGTATCTGTCTTGCTCCGGCAAGTTGGCTGTACTCTCCCATCAGCTCTTCAACATCCAGACATGCGGACGAAGTGGTGGTAGGTGTGCTAAGAGAAATATCTTTATTGGATTCAAGGTATTCAGCAATTTCCAGCATTAACGATGCCCCATTCATCTCTCTCAAGTAAACTGTGCCTTTATCTCCTTTAGCATCTGGAGCAACAGTTAACTCATTCAATAATTTCGTAGCTTTTGTCAACACCGACAACCCACTTAATGATGAAAAAGAAGTGACTTGTTCATTAAAAGGAAAACCAGTTTTCCTAATGATCACATGGTCAATCAATCTTTGCAGGACGCTAACGATTTTCACCTTGCCAACATTCTTGACCTCGAACGAACAATCTTGTAATCCATTCTGTAAAAGAGTGTTCTTCAGAGCAAGGACGATCGTGTAAGCTTCTTGTGCAGTTCCAATCGCAGAATCACTTATCGCAATTTCAAGGCGTCGAAGTCTTTCTTCTCCCAAAGTGTGAAAGACTCTTTGGAATACTTCTGAAGGATTTCCACTATACAATGGAATGAGGGGAATTGGTGGAGTTGGCACGTGAAATAGCTGTCTAGATAAACTTCTCACGAAAGAGGATAACTTTAAGGCTTCTATCGCATCGGGGTTTGTCACGTACTTAGACAGGTGCTCTTTCTCTTTAACAGCTTGCATCCAGGAACGCATTTGGACTAGTAAGTATCGGAGAGAAACGGATGGGACATCAGTGTGACCAAGAGTCATTTTCATCTGTACCTCTTTGTCACCATACCGGCGAAGCTGATAGCGCTCGTTGATATGGTTGAGTGCACCACTGGAATATTCAAATTTTGGAGAAACGATAACAGCAAGTTTAGAACCTGACCAACACACAGACTCACGTCCACTCTGAGCATctcttgtaaaatttttttcaatgaaaaggtTAGTGTTCGGTACAATAACATCTCTACCCGAGTGGTAGTCATGACATGGCAGAGCTTGAAGCGGCACAACCTTTCCATCCGCAGATCTCTCCCTTTTGCATCCTTCCACGTCAGATTCGTCCTCCTCGTGTAATGGATTCCATCGGTCATCTTCATTTACGTAGCTCAGCCATGTTCGCCCTACGTCAAAGGAGTTTTTGGACCCAAGAATTACTGGAGCCTTCGCATCTGTACTGTTAATGGTGCTATACTCGCGAAGATGGGGAAAACGTTCATCAAAACGAAATGGCTTTCTTTGTTCCATCTTCACAAATGCTCTACAATATTGTAAGTTAATGGATGGAATGCTTGTGCCTGTATCTGGTACTTTCCCAAATCTAATTTTCGCTTCACTAGAATAGTGCTGGCTGTTCTTGTGGCCTGAATGGGGAGCTAAACATCTTCTTTTCAAAGTGGATATGCTTGCTGTAGGCATTCCTGTTTCCCCAGCAATCAAATTGTACTGTTCACGTAGACGTGCTGCTGAAAGTTTCTGATTTGTCTCAACCGATTCCTTGACCGATGCCAAGTATTTTACTTCATAATGTCTTTTCGCGTGCGTAAGAAGGCCTGAATCCGAGCTCGTCGCTGAAATTTCAACAATCGTTTCCAAAATCTTTGCATCAATATCAATTCTAGGCCTATGTGCAAACTGCGATTTTTCCCTTGACAAGAGATCCCCTGCACCCAGTTTGTTCATTACACATTTTGCCTTTGGCAAAAGGTGTTTGTCTGATCGTCCGGGGTAGCGAGAACGCACCATACGAAATGCCGTTTTCCACATATCAGGAAGGACAGATTTTGCATTTGCTACTTTACGGTCAGCCCTTGCAATGGTCGATTTGCTGAAGTTCAGATGCTTTCGAAGCTCGGAATCTGAAAACCCAGCGCTTTTTAAAATTGACTTTCCAAGGAGTTTAAATTTTTCGTCTGGAAATAGTTGAAAAGTATCTTTCATTTCCGTGAAATCAGGCTTTAAAGTATGACGAGAATACTTCTCGACTATTTCTTTTTGCCGCCTTACTGCTTTTGCAAATGTAGACTCCTCTGAATCGTGTTTCAAAATAACCAGAGTCAATACTTTCTTTAATGAAGGAGATGTTCCTGTGGGTGGATCTTTTATATAGACGGGTATAGCGTTTTTCCCAGTCAGGAGGGAGCGCTTAAGATGCTTTCGAAACATCAAGGCCTTATCGTAAGTAACGATTACAATAGCATCTGTCAATTCTTCCACTGTCATCATCTTAGCCGGTGAAGCACTCAAACATTTCACGATCTTTATAAGGCGTTGGTCAAATTCATCCGGTCTTTGCGTCTTTTTCTGAACATTAATTTCGGCTAGTAGAAGATATTTTTCAACAGAATGTAAGCAAGATGAAACCCAAAGACCTTCGTACGATAAACTTTTACAATCTGCCAGAGCGGTTAgacgtttcttttcttttgataaATTTCCACTGCTTGGTAACTCAGCTTTCTTTTCTCTGGCTGAACCCAATTTCTGCGGAACTACATCTTTGTCTACGGCGTCAACTTTTGAAGCTAAATAATACAGAAACGATAATGGAAGTTATTAGAAAAATAAGTATACCCCAAAACTACACCAACCGCTCAGCATTATAAGCACTTTAGCTTTTTCTATCTTTTCCCTTTTCTTTCAACATGAGTCTTACTAGCACTGAAATCCAGCACTTAGCCTCCTTTGCATCCGTTTTGGGATGTAACGCCACGAGAAGGATACAAAACCGACATTTCAGTTTCACTTTTACAGCTTCAATTATTGTGACATCTCACTAGAATGATTCAGTGACGAAAAGTAATGCCAGCTTGTCAATTGTCTGTAGAGCGAGAGAGTTTTTAATAACCTCCGGTAGTGGAACTTACCTCCGATATTCTGAAATAATGTCATAAGCTGTGGTTCCTCTGATCCATTGGCAAAATCAGCAATTCTCTTAGTCATCGCTTGACAACCGAGGGGTCCCTCTTGGAACAAGTCACCGGTAGCTCCAGTCGTGGCTTGTTCCCATCGTTCTTCGTCAAGGAACGCCAACGCACTCAAAAGAAGACCAATGCAGCAGCTTCCTGTTtctaaattaaaacaaaaaaagaaacttccTGTCAGTTTCTGTCCTCGGTGTTAAGTTAACCGAAAGACATGTTTGCTATAATTTATCGAAGTTAGAAGCGAAACCCTacgaaataaaaagaaaaaccgaacttttgtaaaagaaattaGATTTTACCCTTAAGAACATTCCTTGCACGGGATAACAAGAAGACAGTTTACATCAATGCCGTTActataaataaattttttacTGGATAGGAAAAGGTACCCCACAGAAAATGGGCTATTtgctgca
This genomic window contains:
- the LOC136907076 gene encoding putative nuclease HARBI1 — translated: MFTNVVAKWPGNAHDSFIFQDSLIYDKLNDELKDLEDGFLIGDSGYGCKPFIMTPYPHPSTQHQEAFNEALGKTRVKIEQSFGIFKRRFHLMHSEIRMDPVKVSQLIGACAVLHNIAILRNDMYDPGEAMLENDQPDVPPYDGPEDGLQIRDYICEHYF